CGGTCTCGGGTCCCGCTACGCCGGACTCCGCCAACGGATGCAGGACGCCCGGGTCGCTGCGAGGGCCTACACGCGGGCCCACGGCGAAGACGCGCCGGACGTCGCCGACTGGACGTGGACCGACGGTGACACCGCGACGCACGACGCCACGTCGGTGCGCTCCGCCAACGTCGGCGTCGGCGCGGCCGCCGCCGCGTCCGCCGCTACGGGTGGGGACAACGAATGACCATCCACCAGCACAACGAGGAGACAACGACCATGAAGGCAGCCCGATACCACGACCGCGGTGACATCCGCATCGAGGACGTCCCGGCACCGGAAGCCACCCCGGGCACCGTGCTCATCGATGTCGCCTGGTGCGGCATCTGCGGTACCGACCTGCACGAGTACCTCGACGGACCGATCTTCGTCCCGCCGGCCGGACATCCGCACCCGATCTCGGGGGAGGCCGCTCCCGTCACGCTCGGCCACGAGATGTCCGGCACGGTCGCGGCCCTCGGCGAGGGCGTCACCGACCTCGCCGTCGGGGACCACGTGGTGGTCGAGCCGTACATCATCCGCGATGACGTCCCGTCCGACCCGGGCACCGAGTACCAGCTCTCGCCGGACATGAACTTCATCGGGCTCGCCGGCCGCGGTGGAGGCCTGTCAGAGCGCATCGCGGTCGAGCGCCGATGGGTGCACCCGGTGGGAGACCTTCCGCTCGACGAAGCGGCCCTCATCGAACCGCTGTCCGTCGGACATCACGCCTTCGTGCGCAGCGGGGCCGGGGCCGGGGACGTCGCGCTCGTCGGCGGTGGCGGCCCGATCGGTCTGCTCACCGCAGCCATCTGCAAGGCGGCGGGCCTGACGGTCGTGCTCAGCGAGGTCAGCTCCGCTCGCAAGGCCATGGCGCTCCGGACCGGCGTCGCCGACCACGTGCTCGACCCGACCCAGGTCGACGTACCGTCTGAAGTCCGTGCCCTGACTGGCGGTCGCGGGGCCGACGTCGGATTCGAGTGCGCCGGGGTCGACGTCGTGCTCGACACCCTCCTCGACGCAGTGCGTCCAGGCGCAGCGATCGTGAACGTCTCGATCTGGGGCCACCGGCCCGTCGTCGACCTCGAGAAGCTCGTCGTCAAGGAGATCGACCTCCGCGGCACCATCGCGTACGCGAACGACCACGCTGCGACGATCGAACTCGTACGGTCCGGCAAACTCGACCTCGCACCGTTCATAACCGGTCGGATCGCGCTTGACGACCTCATCGAGCAGGGCTTCGACCAGCTGATCCACCACAACGAGGACCACGTCAAGATCCTCGTGCGCCCCTGACTCCCACCAAGGACCAGAGGAGGGGCCCGCCGGTCGATGACCGGCGGGCCCCTCCTCGTCCGCCCTCCCGCGAAGCAGCCAGCCGGGACCAACGACGAACGCGCTCGTGGACTACCACATCGTCTACGCGCTCGCGCTGATCGTGGTCGCCGTGCTCTCGGCCGGGGACACGTGGGGGCTCGGTGTCTGATGGAAGCGACTCCCCGCTGTTCGCAAGGCGCCGTGGCTCATCTGAGCCGAACGGACGCAGGGACAGAGCCCGAGGACGAGAGATCCCGTCCTCGGGCTCTGTCGTGTCACCGTGCGTCGGGTTTGCGTATCCCGTGGTCGGCGCCGTACAGCGCGGCCTGTGTCCGGCGCTCGAGTCCCAGTTTGGCGAGCAGCCCGGACACGTAGTTCTTCACGGTCTTCTCAGCGAGATCGAGCTGTTCGCCGATCTGGCGGTTCGTCAACCCGACGGCGATGAGTTCGAGCACCTGCCGTTCCCGGAGCGTGAGGTCCGGCAGGTCGTCCTCCGGCCGCCTGGTGATGCGTTCGACCGCCTGCGCCACCGGGACGGCCGGGAGGAGACTGCGACCTGCCGCGACCTGCCGGATGTCCTCGACCAGGGTCTGTCCGCGGATGTCCTTCACGACGTACCCGGACGCGCCGGCGAGCAGCGCTGCTTGCATCGCCGACTCGTCGTCGTACGCGGTCAGCATCAGGCACGCGATCTCCGGGTGCGCGGACCGCACCGAGCGGCACGCGTCGACGCCGCTGCCGTCCGGGAGGCGGACGTCGAGCACGACGACGTCCGGCCGGGTCGCCGCCACTCGGCCAGATGTGTCGCGTACGGTGCCGGCTTCTCCCACGACCTGGAGGTCGGGTTGGGCGTCGATGAGGTCCGCGACGCCGCGTCGCACGATCTCGTGGTCGTCGACGAGGAACACCTTGATCATCGTGGTTCCTTCCGTTCGGTTCGTCCGAGGGGTGCGGCCCAGACGACGGTGGTGCCGCCGTCGGCCCCGGGGCCGAGCTCGTAGCGTCCGCCGCGCATCGTCGCGCGGGCGGCCAGGTTGGCGGTACCGCTCCGACGCTCGCTCGACCCGGGACCAGGGCCGTCGTCCTCGACGACCACCTGCACGGCGTCGTCGGAGACGGCGACCTCGACCCGGCATTCCGCGCCCGGGGCGTGTCGCGCGACGTTGGCGACGGACTCCCGAACCGCGGCGACGACGTCGTGGGCGAGCGCCCCCGTAACGTCGATGTCGACCGGACCGCTGAAGGTGATGCGAGGCGGGCGGGAGAGTGCTGGGCGGAGCTCTGTGACGACGTCCAGCAGCCGTTCCCGGGTGCTCCGTGCGGCTGGGCGGTCGGAGCTGCCGAGCGTGAAGACCGCTGTGCGGACCTCAGCGATCGCCGCGTCGATGGCGCTGACCTGCTCCTCGAGGTGGTCGCGGAGGTCCTCCGGGACGCGCAGGGCGGTCGCCTGCAGTGCCAGTCCGGATCCGAACAGCCGTTGGATGACGTGGTCGTGCAGGTCCCTGGCGATCCTGCTGCGGTCCTCGGCGAGTTCCAGGCGCCGTCGGTCTCGACGGCCCCGCGCCACTGCGAGTGCGACGCTGGTCTGCCGGCCGAACTCGCCCGCCATGCCCAGTTCGGCGTCGGCGAACACCGGGCCGCCCGGCCCGCGGGCGACGACGAGCGCGCCGAGTGCGTCGCCGGCCACCCGGAGCGGGATCGCGATCGTCGGCCCGAGCGGGGGCGTCCACTCGACCCCGGCGACCGCGGTTCCGGTCGTGTCCGCGACGACGGCACCCGTGTCGATGGCACGCCCGGCGAGCGATCCGGCGGCGGGGTACCGGCGGTCGCGGACCGGGTCCGCGACAGGACCGACCGCGATCGCCACCTGCAGGTACTCGGCGTCGGCGTCGGGCAGGACGATGGTGACCAGGTGCGCGTCGACGAACGCGAGGACCCGGTCGGCGATGATCGTGAGGACGTCCTCGATGGACTCGTCCGCGACGAGCGCCGAACTGACGTCGGCCGTCGCGGTCGCCCACCGTTCGCGCAGCTGGCTCTCTTCGAACAGACGCGCGTTGTCGATAGCCACGCCTGCGGTCGCGCCGAGCGCCTCGACGAGCTCCTGATCCTCCTGCGTGAAGTGCCCGCGACGCGGGTTCGTCAGGTAGAGGTTGCCGTAGACCTTGTCGCGCACCCGCAGCGGCACCCCGAGGAACCCCTCCATCGGCGGGTGACCCGCCGGGAACCCAGCGGAGCGCGGGTCCTCACCGAGGTGCTCCAACCGGACGGGGCGCGCGTCCTGCATGACGGCCCCGAGCACACCCTTGCCTCGGGGGAGGTGTCCGATGCGCCGGACGTGCTCCTCGTCCATCCCGACGTGGATTAACCGTTCGAGTTCCTCGCCGTCCGGTGCGATCACGCCGAGCGCGCCGTACTCCGCGTCGACGAGTTCCAGGGCCGCGGCCACGACCGCGTGCAACGTGTCCTCGAGGGCCAGGTGCTCGACGATCCGCCGGTTCGCGGCGAGGAGGTTCCGCAATCTGCCCTGCGTGCGGAGCACCGCCTGCGCACGGTCGACCAGTTCATCGATGGTGCGCTCGAGTGCGGAACGCGGAGCATCCGGGAATGCGAGCGGTTCGACCATGAGGTCCCTTCGGGTGTGGAAGTTCCGATCCTAGGACGGCTGATCGAACGGAGTCCGCGGTCCCTGACCGCGGTGCGGGCGCTCGACCGGACCGGGGCGCTCGATCCGCTTCGGGTCCGGATCAGGCGCCCCGCGGTGAGCAATGTAGAGGAGCGCTGGAGTCAGCGGTAGGACCAAGGTCCCACGACCTCGTCGCCCCCGGGACGCCCGGTACAGTCATCGCTCCAGGAGTTCACGTCGCCGCTGCGGCACCACCGCCACGGGCGCGCGTCCCTGCGTGATGAGGCCGTGCGCGGTGGAACCGGTGAACAGGCCGCCGATGGTGGTGCGGTGCCGGCGTCCGAGGACCACCAGCGAGGCGAACGGCGCGTGCGCCAGGAGTCGCTCGACGGGGTCCCCTTCCTCGAGTAAGGGGTGGTGGCGCAACCCGGGGTACCGCATGTGCAGGAGTCGCTCGCTGTCGGCGAGGACGGCACGGTTGTGCTCCTCGTACAGCTGCGGGTCCTCGAGCACGCTCAACGCGCCCGTCGCTGTGGCCACCGGGAGCTTCCACGCCCGGAGCGCGCCGAGGCGGTGGCGGCTCCGCAGCGCCTCTT
The Curtobacterium citreum genome window above contains:
- a CDS encoding response regulator — encoded protein: MIKVFLVDDHEIVRRGVADLIDAQPDLQVVGEAGTVRDTSGRVAATRPDVVVLDVRLPDGSGVDACRSVRSAHPEIACLMLTAYDDESAMQAALLAGASGYVVKDIRGQTLVEDIRQVAAGRSLLPAVPVAQAVERITRRPEDDLPDLTLRERQVLELIAVGLTNRQIGEQLDLAEKTVKNYVSGLLAKLGLERRTQAALYGADHGIRKPDAR
- a CDS encoding sensor histidine kinase; protein product: MVEPLAFPDAPRSALERTIDELVDRAQAVLRTQGRLRNLLAANRRIVEHLALEDTLHAVVAAALELVDAEYGALGVIAPDGEELERLIHVGMDEEHVRRIGHLPRGKGVLGAVMQDARPVRLEHLGEDPRSAGFPAGHPPMEGFLGVPLRVRDKVYGNLYLTNPRRGHFTQEDQELVEALGATAGVAIDNARLFEESQLRERWATATADVSSALVADESIEDVLTIIADRVLAFVDAHLVTIVLPDADAEYLQVAIAVGPVADPVRDRRYPAAGSLAGRAIDTGAVVADTTGTAVAGVEWTPPLGPTIAIPLRVAGDALGALVVARGPGGPVFADAELGMAGEFGRQTSVALAVARGRRDRRRLELAEDRSRIARDLHDHVIQRLFGSGLALQATALRVPEDLRDHLEEQVSAIDAAIAEVRTAVFTLGSSDRPAARSTRERLLDVVTELRPALSRPPRITFSGPVDIDVTGALAHDVVAAVRESVANVARHAPGAECRVEVAVSDDAVQVVVEDDGPGPGSSERRSGTANLAARATMRGGRYELGPGADGGTTVVWAAPLGRTERKEPR
- a CDS encoding 2,3-butanediol dehydrogenase, with product MKAARYHDRGDIRIEDVPAPEATPGTVLIDVAWCGICGTDLHEYLDGPIFVPPAGHPHPISGEAAPVTLGHEMSGTVAALGEGVTDLAVGDHVVVEPYIIRDDVPSDPGTEYQLSPDMNFIGLAGRGGGLSERIAVERRWVHPVGDLPLDEAALIEPLSVGHHAFVRSGAGAGDVALVGGGGPIGLLTAAICKAAGLTVVLSEVSSARKAMALRTGVADHVLDPTQVDVPSEVRALTGGRGADVGFECAGVDVVLDTLLDAVRPGAAIVNVSIWGHRPVVDLEKLVVKEIDLRGTIAYANDHAATIELVRSGKLDLAPFITGRIALDDLIEQGFDQLIHHNEDHVKILVRP